The following are encoded together in the Ranitomeya imitator isolate aRanImi1 chromosome 4, aRanImi1.pri, whole genome shotgun sequence genome:
- the AVPR1A gene encoding vasopressin V1a receptor: protein MRFSEAGDSRKPSSLDNDSTTSYLFPSILPNASRISPNSSDLLSRDEALAKVEITVLAIIFVAAVLGNCSVLLGLYKSKKKMSRMHLFIKHLSLADLVVAFFQVLPQLCWEVTYRFYGPDFLCRVIKHLQVFGMFASAYMLVVMTADRYIAICHPLITLQQPTKRSYLMISGAWILSFILSTPQYGIFYLKELGDGVYDCWADFVSQDGAKAYITWITISIFVVPVSILMTCYGFICYNIWKNIKCKTKKDETEGRKGNNGLLSTSVSSVRIISRAKIRTVKMTFVIVSAYIICYSPFFAIQLWSVYAEDTNWTENENMAITVSALLASLNSCCNPWIYMFFSGHLLQDFIISIFCCNKFKQNGNKEDSDSSTRRHTSFTRIQSKSPTNSMDTWKESPRSSRAIKILPIHT from the exons ATGCGATTCTCTGAGGCTGGAGACTCTAGGAAACCTTCAAGTTTAGACAATGACAGCACAACCTCTTATCTGTTCCCATCGATCTTACCTAATGCCAGCAGAATCTCCCCCAACTCCTCAGACCTGCTGTCCAGGGATGAGGCTCTGGCTAAGGTTGAGATCACTGTGCTAGCCATCATATTTGTGGCTGCTGTCCTGGGTAATTGTAGTGTCTTGCTGGGTCTCTACAAGTCCAAGAAGAAGATGTCTAGGATGCACTTATTTATCAAGCACCTGAGCCTAGCAGATCTAGTGGTGGCTTTCTTCCAGGTCCTTCCACAGTTGTGTTGGGAGGTCACCTACCGCTTCTATGGTCCTGACTTCTTATGCAGAGTTATTAAACATCTCCAAGTGTTTGGGATGTTTGCCTCAGCTTACATGCTGGTGGTCATGACTGCTGACCGCTATATTGCTATATGCCACCCACTGATAACTCTTCAACAGCCTACAAAGAGGTCCTACCTGATGATAAGCGGAGCCTGGATCCTCAGTTTCATCCTCAGCACTCCTCAATATGGGATCTTCTATCTTAAAGAGCTGGGAGACGGAGTGTATGACTGCTGGGCTGACTTTGTCTCGCAGGATGGAGCTAAAGCTTACATCACCTGGATAACTATTAGTATCTTCGTGGTACCAGTGTCCATCTTGATGACCTGCTATGGCTTTATCTGCTATAATATCTGGAAGAACATCAAGTGCAAGACCAAGAAAGACGAGACTGAAGGCAGGAAGGGGAACAATGGGTTACTGTCCACGTCTGTCAGCAGTGTGAGGATCATCTCTAGAGCCAAAATCAGGACTGTGAAAATGACCTTTGTGATTGTGTCAGCCTATATCATTTGCTATAGTCCATTCTTCGCCATCCAGCTGTGGTCTGTGTATGCAGAGGACACCAACTGGACAG AGAATGAAAACATGGCCATCACTGTGTCTGCTTTGTTAGCCAGCTTGAACAGTTGCTGTAACCCCTGGATATATATGTTCTTCAGTGGGCACCTACTACAAGATTTCATCATTAGTATATTCTGCTGCAATAAATTCAAGCAAAATGGAAACAAAGAAGATTCTGACAGCAGCACGAGAAGGCATACTTCCTTCACGAGGATCCAG